In Mycoplasmopsis maculosa, one genomic interval encodes:
- a CDS encoding LlaJI family restriction endonuclease, whose product MAIDRERFILREHCHIDDNIDGDRFVGVKADSMNAMIYFPLGYELPEDDDELRRDVKNLFMVLAAFTDRTDRVLHMDKFTAPQTVDFPIQAYINVINYYLDHNGSYYTETEVTYRIDRRGKTNWSRTIKQVSPLFQGKSVIYLNTVVRDNTPNFNMMITKIHKYCVYESFERIGWLYTTNSPEVAYAPADTNTMVAILNDKKANTNNDVDKMLFSSMIAMLEFMDNQTIDKQFYFGTDKFEHVWEKLIDIVFGESNKSDYFPHGIWTQRYGANKGRATSALEPDTIMIYNGKYYVLDAKYYRYGNQPQFGVGVLPQSSDINKQITYGQFVKRNRVPEGVEVYNAFLMPFNRAKNNFYISDLFGNVAEATGDWINNPETYERIQGIVVDTRYLLKNYQGNHDRDKEKISKEIEKYFT is encoded by the coding sequence ATGGCTATTGACCGTGAACGTTTTATTTTAAGAGAACACTGTCATATAGATGATAATATCGATGGCGATAGATTTGTTGGCGTTAAAGCTGATTCCATGAATGCCATGATTTATTTTCCGTTAGGCTATGAACTCCCAGAGGATGACGACGAGTTAAGACGAGATGTAAAAAATCTATTTATGGTTTTGGCGGCATTTACCGATAGAACTGATAGAGTTCTGCATATGGATAAGTTTACCGCACCTCAAACCGTAGATTTTCCTATCCAAGCCTACATTAATGTAATCAATTATTATCTTGATCATAACGGTTCTTACTATACTGAAACAGAAGTGACTTATAGAATTGATCGACGTGGTAAAACAAACTGATCTAGAACAATCAAACAAGTGTCGCCATTATTTCAAGGAAAATCAGTCATTTATTTAAATACTGTTGTTAGGGATAATACTCCTAATTTTAATATGATGATTACTAAAATTCATAAATATTGTGTTTATGAGAGTTTTGAGAGAATAGGCTGGCTTTATACAACTAACTCACCAGAAGTTGCATATGCACCCGCGGATACAAACACAATGGTTGCGATACTGAATGACAAGAAAGCAAATACTAATAACGATGTTGATAAAATGCTCTTCAGTTCGATGATAGCAATGTTAGAATTTATGGATAATCAGACCATTGATAAACAATTCTACTTTGGAACAGATAAGTTTGAACACGTATGGGAAAAACTGATAGATATTGTATTTGGTGAATCGAATAAGAGTGACTATTTTCCTCATGGCATTTGGACTCAAAGATATGGAGCTAATAAAGGAAGAGCAACTAGTGCTCTAGAACCAGACACAATAATGATTTATAATGGAAAGTATTATGTACTTGATGCGAAATATTATCGTTATGGTAATCAGCCACAGTTTGGAGTGGGGGTGCTTCCGCAATCTTCTGACATAAATAAACAAATTACATATGGCCAATTTGTTAAGCGAAACAGAGTTCCAGAAGGCGTAGAGGTATATAATGCATTCTTAATGCCATTTAATCGAGCTAAAAATAATTTTTATATTAGTGACTTATTTGGTAACGTTGCTGAAGCAACAGGTGATTGGATAAACAATCCTGAAACATATGAGAGAATTCAAGGAATTGTAGTTGACACTAGATATCTTTTGAAAAACTATCAAGGTAATCATGATAGAGATAAAGAAAAAATCAGCAAAGAAATAGAAAAATATTTCACATAA
- a CDS encoding DNA adenine methylase codes for MKISSRRYIGSKTKLLDFIFNSVNEYGYPRGSIFADIFAGTGVVACKFAEEGYKTILNDTLYSNYVVYQTVFGSEPIRKDYLEEIINNLNKIVGSELEDNYFSKIYGGKYFSNNDAKKIGYIRDYIEGIKNELNSREYYSLVATLLYSCDRIANTVGHFESFLRKKPEDKEWRLSLLEVLNNVIPADIYNEDANAVSRKIKADVVYIDPPYNARQYINFYHVLENLARWNKPTEFEGNSMKFKRNELKSEYCRRKAPMLFADLIEHLDCSLIVVSYNNTYKAGSISSVNTITSEQIIETLSRRGKVVVKEIDYKAFNSGKTNLDGHKELLYICEVEKWN; via the coding sequence ATGAAAATAAGCAGTAGAAGATATATTGGAAGTAAAACAAAACTACTTGATTTTATATTTAATAGTGTAAATGAATATGGATATCCTAGGGGGTCTATTTTTGCCGACATTTTTGCTGGCACAGGCGTTGTCGCTTGTAAATTTGCTGAAGAAGGATATAAAACAATATTAAACGATACATTGTATTCAAATTATGTCGTTTATCAAACTGTATTTGGTTCAGAACCAATTAGAAAAGATTATCTCGAAGAAATAATAAATAACTTAAATAAAATTGTCGGAAGTGAATTGGAAGACAATTATTTTTCAAAGATTTACGGCGGAAAATATTTTTCAAATAATGACGCAAAAAAAATAGGATATATTAGGGATTATATAGAAGGAATAAAAAATGAATTAAATTCTCGTGAATACTATAGTTTGGTCGCAACCTTACTATATTCTTGTGACAGAATAGCCAATACAGTAGGACATTTTGAATCGTTTTTGAGAAAAAAGCCTGAAGATAAAGAGTGACGATTATCTCTTTTAGAAGTGTTAAATAATGTCATTCCTGCAGATATATATAATGAAGATGCAAATGCTGTTTCTAGAAAAATAAAAGCAGATGTCGTATATATAGATCCTCCGTATAATGCTCGTCAATACATCAATTTCTATCATGTTTTGGAGAATCTTGCACGTTGGAATAAGCCTACTGAATTCGAAGGAAATTCCATGAAGTTTAAGCGAAACGAGTTGAAAAGTGAATATTGCAGAAGAAAGGCTCCTATGTTGTTTGCTGATTTAATTGAACATTTAGACTGCAGCTTAATAGTTGTGTCATATAACAATACATATAAAGCAGGAAGTATTTCTTCAGTTAACACTATCACCAGTGAACAAATTATTGAAACTTTAAGCAGAAGAGGAAAAGTTGTTGTAAAAGAAATAGACTATAAGGCTTTTAATTCTGGTAAGACAAATTTAGATGGACATAAAGAATTATTATATATTTGCGAGGTGGAAAAATGAAACTAA
- the tapR gene encoding TyrS-associated PheT N-terminal domain-related protein TapR: protein MAVFFNLNDKYKNTSIIYFDASIKVSKTDTYDDFIIFRDEDYNVNSINLLKSSLININKDFSILNLIDLSEFVKKILMLNKNYKFNEKPNFALGKIIKREVHPKSDKLFVLEVDFNTETRQIITNTTYTLENKYFFWCLPGSITANGLEITSGKVMNVDSLGMLCSSESLRLNEKEKGEFENFLENATDNNLGKDITEIFDFWRG from the coding sequence ATGGCAGTATTTTTTAATTTAAATGATAAATATAAAAACACATCAATTATTTATTTTGACGCATCTATAAAAGTTTCAAAAACAGATACTTACGATGACTTTATAATTTTTAGAGATGAAGATTATAATGTTAATAGTATAAATTTACTAAAAAGTTCATTAATAAATATAAATAAAGATTTTTCAATTTTAAATTTAATTGATTTAAGCGAATTTGTAAAAAAAATTTTAATGTTAAATAAAAACTATAAATTTAATGAAAAACCTAATTTTGCTTTAGGTAAAATTATAAAAAGAGAAGTACATCCAAAAAGTGATAAGTTATTTGTCTTAGAAGTTGATTTCAATACAGAAACTCGTCAAATAATAACAAATACAACATATACGTTAGAAAATAAATATTTCTTTTGATGTTTACCAGGTTCTATAACAGCTAATGGACTAGAAATAACTAGTGGAAAAGTTATGAATGTTGATAGTTTGGGCATGCTTTGTTCATCTGAAAGCTTAAGATTAAATGAAAAAGAAAAAGGCGAATTTGAAAACTTTTTAGAAAATGCAACTGACAATAATTTAGGAAAAGATATAACTGAAATATTTGATTTTTGAAGAGGATAA
- a CDS encoding helix-turn-helix domain-containing protein, with translation MIGFAELLALFCNKCYNFIYSLIFFYGGDNMKINYPATIIKVRAILNLSQDELAEKLDVSFASVNRWENGKYEPTRLVKEKLRLICKEHNIEMEARQCN, from the coding sequence ATGATTGGTTTTGCCGAATTGCTTGCTTTATTTTGCAATAAGTGTTATAATTTTATATATAGTTTGATATTTTTTTATGGAGGCGATAATATGAAAATAAACTATCCAGCGACTATTATCAAAGTGAGAGCAATACTTAATTTATCGCAAGATGAACTTGCAGAAAAGCTTGACGTCTCTTTTGCGTCTGTAAATAGATGGGAAAATGGCAAATATGAGCCCACTAGATTGGTGAAAGAAAAACTTAGATTAATATGCAAAGAACACAACATAGAGATGGAGGCTAGACAATGCAATTAA
- a CDS encoding AAA domain-containing protein has product MKLILNILNKCDISYSELINGNNELRKQDSQLTFSKREVRNKKITILNQLEKELESKKLNKREKLDYRKLFKFLNEDKNLDFYTCGLSRVYLKEDNNIYDELIRILKDPKLKHKEYDNFLVVAQTKDLSNLKIEGIEVDANAINLFFKLTVTREINSINNDYYSNTNNTENIIINFELQRINISNYNLPISKINRKLYKIDEVQFTCNSDNKCNSTTCNNSKLISRQIIKSVLQNTKSIFKKNEDPLKLNDIESNFRLFLEFYDDTKNSDTAFFLNLSNKNIILEKKQNEKDNIINFDNNYLYLFHKNNFNVLEHKKDWNLSDIRSKTNLFDSLKITFKFFEEKNGLKNIQKNEANSYNFDKNIEKIDENINVLNKEIKEINVNLNNFNNDIKTYNGKIRDIQNLINKYQILINEKTLEKEIEEIKNKIKKEEKSILEYENEINKVTNKQNGLTKEINSKNLEINRQTSLKKEYENLISKINNEKYLVKRVKSIKIEPKTKDDVSVEIESYFKNNSWKRYQLSTINIGEKTIINRSYNSIKNLFKGYIKEPSFLPSLIELLTVKIDENSKVIEDINNFISKYNLNEKQVLAFKKAIFSDALFLLQGPPGTGKTQVISALIDYYQYKNQNIMLTSSTHEAIDNVFDRFARLNPINPNIFAIKVSSGNRANNINPYSKENLSNRYIKALISEENLLHKTNSTNNKIFEFCNDINKDINENNIKIWNLFIKKIIENGKKIEEFKESLEVHYYMSEDDGASDRKYSKKIIDILEKYDYLKIGKELKKIGVNSPKNISDYVKNEQNKNINDFCDSEVLFKIKNKLNIAIKLNDLEDKNEDIYWNEKLVDVLFDNELVNLFGLTTTSSSEIEHNGKFIDLTMDYKIDLAIMDETSKSNLFEIINRCLHSGKSILCGDAYQLPPTVDFSEELYNWVIKEKYGLDNVDKKMKNDLVNKINDSLAYPYFNEKIKELTNMSNGNSLAYEFLDIQHRFPDEICHFINVLYKQKNQELKTFNKDVNFKKYSNITSKLNLIDTNTLPIKYIIDIKQFDNKFNLVNNFDHNMLIEDGFISSSFIKKFNQSTLDTRMNQYNAIVIVKIIQKLINDLEHDGINIENEKSKIGVIALTRNQAIVIRGIIQSKYPDLYTKYIATRSIVIDTIDNFQGRECEFIIVDLVRSENKGTEETTNKRNTNFLNDEARLNVAFSRTKNILIVVGDFSYYKNSSQGLMVLKKYINNYLQNKDYFVTPEEFIGKEYNEW; this is encoded by the coding sequence ATGAAACTTATATTAAATATTTTAAATAAATGTGATATATCGTATTCGGAATTAATTAATGGTAACAATGAATTAAGAAAACAAGATTCTCAATTAACTTTTAGTAAAAGAGAAGTTCGTAACAAAAAAATTACAATTTTAAATCAATTAGAAAAAGAATTAGAAAGTAAAAAACTAAATAAAAGAGAAAAATTAGATTATAGAAAACTATTTAAATTTCTTAACGAAGATAAAAATTTGGACTTTTATACATGCGGTCTTTCGAGAGTGTACTTAAAAGAAGATAATAATATATATGACGAGCTTATTAGAATCTTGAAAGATCCTAAATTAAAACATAAAGAATATGATAATTTTTTAGTTGTAGCACAAACTAAAGATTTGTCAAATTTAAAAATTGAAGGTATAGAAGTTGATGCTAATGCTATTAATTTATTTTTTAAATTGACAGTAACTAGAGAAATAAATAGTATAAATAATGACTATTATAGCAATACCAATAATACTGAAAACATAATTATAAATTTTGAATTACAAAGAATAAATATTTCTAATTATAATTTACCAATTAGTAAAATTAATAGAAAACTTTATAAGATTGACGAAGTTCAATTTACATGTAATAGCGATAACAAATGTAATTCAACAACTTGTAATAATTCAAAATTAATATCGAGACAAATAATAAAAAGTGTTTTACAAAATACAAAATCAATTTTTAAGAAAAATGAAGACCCTTTAAAATTAAACGATATTGAAAGCAATTTTAGATTATTTTTAGAATTTTATGATGATACAAAAAATTCTGACACCGCATTTTTTTTGAACTTGTCAAATAAAAATATTATTTTAGAAAAAAAACAGAACGAAAAGGATAATATTATTAATTTTGATAATAATTATTTATATTTATTTCACAAAAATAATTTTAATGTTTTAGAACATAAAAAAGACTGAAATTTATCAGATATTCGTTCAAAGACAAACCTGTTTGATTCACTTAAAATAACATTTAAGTTTTTTGAAGAAAAAAACGGGCTAAAAAATATACAAAAAAATGAAGCAAATAGCTATAATTTTGACAAAAACATAGAAAAAATTGATGAAAATATAAATGTACTAAATAAAGAAATTAAAGAAATTAATGTCAATTTAAATAACTTTAACAATGATATTAAAACGTATAATGGCAAAATAAGAGATATTCAAAATTTAATTAATAAATATCAGATTTTAATTAATGAAAAAACACTTGAAAAAGAAATAGAAGAAATAAAAAACAAAATAAAAAAAGAAGAAAAAAGTATTTTAGAATATGAAAACGAAATAAATAAAGTTACAAATAAACAAAATGGATTAACAAAAGAAATAAATTCTAAAAATTTAGAAATAAATAGACAAACTTCTCTTAAAAAAGAATATGAAAATTTGATAAGCAAAATAAATAACGAAAAGTATCTTGTTAAAAGAGTAAAATCAATAAAAATAGAGCCTAAAACGAAAGATGATGTATCAGTTGAAATAGAATCTTATTTTAAAAATAATAGTTGAAAAAGATATCAATTATCAACTATAAATATCGGTGAAAAAACAATAATAAATAGATCATATAATTCTATCAAAAACTTGTTTAAAGGTTATATAAAAGAACCTTCATTTTTGCCATCGTTAATTGAACTATTGACCGTAAAAATAGATGAAAATAGCAAAGTTATTGAAGATATTAATAATTTTATTTCTAAATATAATTTGAACGAAAAACAGGTTTTGGCCTTTAAAAAGGCAATTTTTTCTGATGCATTATTCTTATTACAAGGCCCTCCAGGCACTGGAAAAACTCAAGTGATATCAGCTTTGATCGATTACTATCAATATAAAAATCAAAATATTATGCTAACTTCTTCAACACATGAAGCTATTGACAATGTTTTTGATAGATTTGCTAGATTAAATCCGATAAATCCTAATATTTTTGCAATAAAAGTATCAAGTGGAAATAGAGCAAATAATATTAATCCTTATTCAAAAGAAAATCTATCTAATCGTTATATAAAAGCCTTAATATCAGAAGAGAATTTATTGCATAAAACTAACTCAACTAACAATAAAATTTTTGAATTTTGTAATGATATTAATAAAGATATTAATGAAAATAATATAAAAATTTGAAATCTATTTATTAAAAAAATAATTGAAAATGGAAAGAAAATTGAAGAATTTAAAGAATCGCTAGAAGTTCATTACTATATGTCAGAAGATGACGGCGCTTCTGATAGAAAATACTCTAAGAAAATTATTGATATTTTAGAAAAATACGACTATTTAAAAATTGGAAAAGAACTAAAAAAAATTGGAGTAAATTCACCGAAAAACATATCTGATTATGTAAAAAATGAGCAAAATAAAAACATCAATGATTTTTGTGATTCTGAAGTTTTATTTAAAATAAAAAACAAGTTAAACATTGCAATCAAACTTAATGATTTAGAAGATAAAAATGAAGATATTTATTGAAATGAAAAATTAGTTGATGTTTTATTTGATAATGAATTAGTTAACTTATTTGGTTTAACAACTACATCAAGCAGTGAAATTGAACATAATGGTAAGTTTATTGATTTGACAATGGACTATAAAATTGATTTGGCAATTATGGACGAAACTTCGAAGTCAAATTTATTTGAAATAATAAATAGATGTTTACATTCAGGCAAATCAATTTTATGTGGTGACGCTTATCAATTGCCACCTACTGTTGATTTTTCAGAAGAATTATATAATTGAGTGATTAAAGAAAAATATGGCTTAGATAATGTCGATAAAAAAATGAAGAATGATCTTGTTAATAAAATTAACGATTCATTGGCATATCCTTATTTTAATGAGAAAATAAAAGAATTAACGAATATGTCGAATGGCAATTCATTGGCTTATGAATTTTTAGATATTCAACATAGATTTCCAGACGAAATTTGTCATTTTATAAATGTTTTATATAAACAAAAAAATCAGGAACTTAAAACATTTAACAAAGATGTTAACTTTAAAAAATATAGCAATATAACTAGCAAGTTAAATTTAATAGATACTAACACTCTTCCAATAAAATACATTATTGATATAAAACAATTTGATAATAAATTTAACCTTGTTAATAATTTTGATCACAATATGCTAATTGAAGATGGCTTTATATCAAGTTCATTTATTAAAAAATTTAATCAGAGTACACTAGATACTAGAATGAATCAATATAATGCGATTGTAATAGTCAAAATAATTCAAAAATTAATAAATGACTTGGAACATGATGGAATAAACATTGAAAATGAAAAATCAAAAATCGGAGTTATTGCTTTGACTAGAAATCAGGCAATTGTTATTAGAGGAATTATTCAATCTAAATATCCAGATTTATATACTAAATATATTGCAACGAGATCAATAGTAATTGATACGATTGATAACTTTCAAGGTAGAGAATGTGAATTTATTATTGTTGACTTAGTGAGATCGGAAAATAAAGGAACAGAGGAAACAACTAATAAACGTAATACCAACTTTTTAAACGATGAAGCTAGACTGAACGTTGCTTTTAGTCGAACAAAAAATATTTTAATTGTTGTCGGTGATTTTTCATATTATAAAAATAGTAGCCAAGGCTTAATGGTATTGAAAAAATATATAAATAATTATTTGCAAAACAAAGATTATTTTGTAACCCCAGAAGAATTTATAGGAAAGGAATACAATGAATGATAA
- the tyrS gene encoding tyrosine--tRNA ligase produces MSIIKELKERKILKDITNLEKFENLNPKETGVYVGFDPSAKSLHLGNYILISVLKRFKEFGFNAYALVGGATGMIGDPSFRDSERVLLNNEQVLANKENIRKQLESFGLKVIDNYNIYKDMNVLEFLRDAGKLVNVSYMLSKESVQKRIERGLSFTEFSYQLLQGYDFLSLYKSDGIKVQVGGSDQWGNITTGLDMISKIFPEKHNAVGLTVDLLTDENGNKIGKSTGGGSLWLDKTLSSPFNMYQYLVNQPDSMVEKLLMWLTFLPVEEIRNILNKHFENPSAHYAQKILADEIVKDIFGKEELKQAQNITKILFDKNFDVLSLNKKDLEVIENYLPVVILEKNSNLIDSLIEAKIISSKREAREFIQTNALKLDNNNIDENSLYMPINYEGKYAIFKKGKKQTILIKTK; encoded by the coding sequence ATGAGTATTATTAAAGAATTAAAAGAAAGAAAAATTTTAAAAGATATAACTAATTTAGAAAAATTTGAAAATTTAAATCCAAAAGAAACTGGTGTTTATGTTGGATTTGATCCTAGTGCTAAAAGTTTACATTTAGGAAATTATATTCTAATAAGTGTTTTAAAAAGATTTAAAGAATTTGGTTTTAATGCTTATGCATTAGTTGGTGGAGCTACTGGTATGATTGGGGATCCATCATTTAGAGATTCTGAAAGAGTTTTATTAAATAATGAACAAGTTTTAGCTAATAAAGAAAACATTAGAAAACAATTAGAAAGTTTTGGGTTAAAAGTTATTGATAACTATAACATTTATAAAGATATGAATGTTCTTGAGTTTTTAAGAGACGCTGGAAAATTAGTTAATGTTTCATATATGTTATCAAAAGAATCAGTTCAAAAAAGAATAGAAAGAGGCTTATCTTTTACAGAATTTTCTTATCAATTACTACAAGGATATGACTTTTTATCATTGTATAAATCTGATGGTATTAAAGTACAAGTTGGTGGTTCTGATCAATGAGGAAATATAACAACAGGTTTAGATATGATATCTAAAATTTTTCCTGAAAAACACAATGCAGTAGGATTAACAGTAGATTTATTAACAGATGAAAATGGAAATAAAATTGGAAAATCAACAGGTGGTGGTTCTTTATGGTTAGATAAAACTTTATCAAGCCCATTTAATATGTATCAATATTTAGTAAATCAACCTGATTCAATGGTTGAAAAATTATTAATGTGATTAACCTTTTTACCTGTTGAAGAAATTAGAAATATTTTAAATAAACATTTTGAAAACCCTTCAGCTCATTATGCACAAAAAATATTAGCAGATGAAATAGTAAAAGACATTTTCGGAAAAGAAGAATTAAAACAAGCTCAAAATATTACAAAAATTCTTTTTGATAAAAATTTTGATGTTTTAAGTTTAAATAAAAAAGACTTAGAAGTTATCGAAAATTACTTACCAGTAGTTATTTTAGAAAAAAATTCAAATTTAATTGATTCATTAATTGAAGCTAAAATTATTTCTTCGAAAAGAGAAGCTAGAGAATTTATTCAAACAAATGCCTTAAAATTAGATAATAATAATATAGATGAAAATAGTTTGTATATGCCTATCAATTATGAAGGAAAATATGCAATATTTAAAAAAGGTAAAAAACAAACAATTTTAATTAAAACTAAATAA
- a CDS encoding Dam family site-specific DNA-(adenine-N6)-methyltransferase: MQLIKSPLNYTGNKYRIMDQIRKYFPENIECMIDLFCGGATVGLNTNAKKIIFVDSNERIINLLIFLSKQDFDGFIKECENVIDKYGLSYSFKYGYKFYREKCNDANANNGLKDYNSAGFYKMREDYNQLLDKNTDDANVLLYMLMVYAFNNDIRFNSEGHFNLPVGKTDLNRMNVNKIKEYIERIKTIESEFICASFIDLEKLDIINQADFIYMDPPYLIGNAVYNSGWGNPQEHALLDFIDSLIAKKINFALSNVLTKVGKTNEPLSYWCHKNSEVVEVHNIDYHYRGASYHKVDRNAHEQEVLITNMRYKQWK, encoded by the coding sequence ATGCAATTAATTAAATCTCCGTTAAATTACACAGGAAATAAGTACCGTATTATGGACCAAATTAGAAAGTACTTTCCTGAAAATATAGAGTGTATGATTGATTTGTTTTGTGGGGGAGCAACAGTAGGATTAAATACTAACGCAAAAAAAATTATATTTGTTGATAGTAATGAACGAATCATTAATTTATTAATTTTTCTATCAAAACAAGATTTTGATGGTTTTATAAAAGAATGTGAAAATGTAATTGACAAATATGGCTTGTCTTATTCGTTTAAATATGGTTATAAATTTTATCGCGAAAAATGCAATGATGCAAATGCGAATAATGGGTTAAAAGATTATAATTCTGCAGGTTTTTATAAAATGAGAGAGGATTATAATCAACTCCTTGACAAAAATACAGATGATGCAAATGTGTTATTATACATGCTGATGGTATATGCATTTAATAATGATATTCGATTTAATAGCGAAGGTCATTTTAATTTGCCAGTTGGAAAAACAGATCTTAACAGGATGAATGTTAACAAAATCAAAGAATATATAGAACGCATTAAAACAATAGAGAGTGAATTTATATGTGCCAGCTTTATTGACCTTGAAAAATTAGACATTATTAATCAAGCTGACTTTATTTATATGGATCCACCATATTTAATTGGAAATGCTGTTTATAATTCTGGTTGGGGAAATCCTCAAGAACATGCATTGCTGGATTTTATAGACTCATTAATTGCTAAAAAAATTAATTTTGCTCTATCAAATGTTTTGACGAAGGTTGGAAAGACAAATGAACCTTTATCTTATTGGTGCCATAAAAATAGTGAGGTAGTAGAGGTTCATAACATTGATTATCACTATAGAGGAGCAAGTTATCATAAGGTTGATCGAAATGCTCATGAACAAGAAGTGTTAATCACTAATATGAGGTATAAGCAATGAAAATAA
- a CDS encoding AAA family ATPase: MGLAHGELLDEGIELEKFTPEWFKNKGAEFADIDLEAKTLYKEFQVKFGIDALEKLNGEDLLKALFLGGNTDNLCHELEYVKMNTELFGSIKGGNAYKYPLFFDKETSTWMSGTGQKPAGLSLEKAIIKGTKVRDGLVQGLKIIEESKPINVVEDYLMLYTKLYAKIPELIDSMWVLKYFHMMEKEVIPVFYNKYWQEKVLYVIKLIPSDSTFGRLGQISEFVKKCEISNVVFAQVFYKYCKELDSQEDDREDSNFDNSIGRIRGGENIILYGVPGAGKSWTIQNEYCSDETCMERLVFHPDYTYSDFVGQIMPKVTNEGTVNYEFTPGPFAKLVKKAYTNPDKMFYLVIEEVNRGNAPAIFGDVFQLLDRQGQFIKDQTTGHNIENPNYGASEYEITNADVARVVYGNENHKVSIPSNMSILCTMNTSDQNVFTLDTAFQRRWSMRLIQNKFPEDGSEKAFADTFILDTSVTWEKFFTVINDLILNKNIRMTSAEDKRLGTHFVSQEDLVIDTYEGEDKELSKKSNRQNRRFAEKVLKYLWDDAFKFNKDEIFDISKVNSLEKVIEVFVKAKGNTRFEGIFKQNIVDALIPKLE; encoded by the coding sequence TTGGGACTTGCACATGGCGAATTATTAGATGAGGGGATAGAATTAGAAAAGTTCACTCCAGAATGGTTTAAGAATAAGGGCGCAGAGTTTGCTGATATAGATCTCGAAGCTAAAACATTATACAAAGAATTCCAAGTTAAATTTGGAATCGATGCTCTTGAAAAATTGAATGGTGAAGATTTATTAAAAGCATTATTCTTGGGCGGTAATACAGATAATCTTTGTCATGAACTTGAATATGTGAAAATGAACACTGAACTTTTTGGTAGTATAAAAGGTGGCAACGCTTATAAATATCCGCTATTTTTTGACAAAGAAACCAGCACATGGATGTCAGGTACAGGACAAAAACCTGCAGGTTTGTCTTTAGAAAAAGCTATAATAAAAGGAACAAAAGTAAGAGATGGGCTTGTACAAGGACTTAAAATAATTGAAGAATCAAAACCAATTAATGTAGTAGAAGACTATTTAATGCTTTATACAAAACTTTATGCGAAAATCCCTGAATTGATTGATAGCATGTGGGTTCTTAAGTACTTTCATATGATGGAGAAAGAAGTTATTCCAGTATTTTATAATAAATATTGGCAAGAAAAAGTCCTTTATGTGATAAAGCTTATTCCTTCTGATTCTACTTTTGGAAGATTAGGACAAATAAGTGAATTTGTCAAAAAATGTGAAATATCTAATGTAGTATTTGCTCAAGTTTTTTATAAGTATTGCAAAGAATTAGATTCACAAGAAGATGATAGGGAAGATTCCAATTTTGATAATAGCATAGGAAGAATAAGAGGAGGCGAAAATATTATCCTTTATGGAGTTCCTGGAGCTGGTAAATCATGGACTATTCAAAACGAATATTGCAGTGACGAAACTTGCATGGAAAGATTAGTTTTCCATCCTGATTATACTTATTCTGATTTTGTAGGCCAAATTATGCCAAAAGTTACAAACGAAGGAACTGTTAATTATGAATTTACTCCTGGTCCTTTTGCGAAACTTGTAAAAAAAGCTTATACAAATCCTGATAAAATGTTCTATCTGGTTATTGAAGAAGTAAATAGAGGTAATGCTCCTGCGATATTTGGCGATGTGTTCCAACTTTTAGATAGACAAGGTCAATTCATTAAAGATCAAACAACAGGACACAATATAGAAAACCCTAATTATGGTGCAAGTGAATATGAAATAACAAACGCTGATGTAGCAAGAGTAGTTTACGGAAATGAAAATCATAAAGTTTCTATACCATCAAATATGTCAATACTTTGCACCATGAACACAAGTGATCAAAACGTATTTACATTAGATACGGCTTTTCAAAGAAGATGGAGTATGCGCTTAATTCAAAACAAATTTCCTGAAGATGGAAGTGAAAAAGCATTCGCAGATACTTTCATTCTTGATACAAGTGTAACGTGGGAAAAATTCTTTACCGTTATTAACGATTTGATTCTTAATAAGAATATCAGAATGACATCTGCTGAAGACAAGAGGTTAGGAACACACTTTGTCTCTCAGGAAGATTTGGTTATTGATACATATGAAGGCGAAGATAAGGAACTTAGCAAAAAATCAAACAGACAAAATAGAAGGTTTGCAGAAAAAGTCTTAAAATACTTGTGGGATGATGCTTTCAAATTTAACAAAGACGAAATCTTTGATATTAGTAAAGTTAATAGTCTAGAGAAAGTAATAGAAGTATTTGTCAAGGCAAAAGGAAATACTAGATTTGAAGGAATATTTAAGCAAAATATTGTTGATGCTTTAATACCTAAACTGGAATAA